The genomic region CTGAGCCAGGCCCCAAGCCTGTCTTTGCCTTCCTCACCAAGGTAGGAGCCGAGCTCGCCGCCAAGTGTGAGGGCACCAACGCAGGTGTAGACTTGGCCAGAGTGCGACTCTGCGCCTGGCGCGATACCAAAGGCTCCGTCGAAGTTCTGGCAGGACTTGATGAAATCCATGGCCGCTTTGAGATCGATGATCGGCGTCTCATTCGGTCGTTGATGTGGTAGCTTGTGGAGGAGGGAAAGGGCAAGTAATGCGCAGAACAGGAAACGGCTGTCTGTCTCGCCCCATTTGTCGCCCGCAAAAGTTCCGTTCGATTGCTGTAGGCTGGCGATAAAGTCGGCTACTTTCTCCCGGCCACCTGGCAATCTGTCGTCGAGCTCATCGAAGCCATCGATCATGGCCAGTATCTGCACTGCCGAGCACGTGTAGAGCATGTGAGGATCGTGACCGGGAGATGCACCGAATCCTCCATTATCATGCAGACAACTGAAGACGAAGTCGAGCAGACCGTCTCTTGGTAGAGCTTCTGGATGTCCGAGTAGATGCAGTGCAGTAAAGCCCCAGTACACGCCGCTCATACGGAGATGTTCCGTCAGGTGATATTCGAGCTCATCTCGACGCTACTGCACCGTCAGTGTCAGCTCAAGTGTTGTTGTTGGACAGCCTCTCCCACCTACAGTGTCCAGGCTTTTGATGTACGAGACATGCTTCTCTACCACCAGCTGCAGTTCGTCGGGCAGCTGCCCAGAAGCAGCGCCTCCTCCGCGACCAGGCCCAGCGGCGAGAGACATGTCGTGATGAAAGTGAGGACTGTCTTCGGCTTCGAGACGTCAAATTACGGTGTACAGTACACTAAGACGATGCCTAACGTCGTGCCGATAAGCTGATGCCTGCTTCGTGATCACAAGCTTGTCAAGACTGGTGCAGTGTCTGTGCTGGTGGGAGCAGGTGAGGTGGGCGGCGGAATATGCGACTTCTGCGGCTCGCTGCAGGCACACAAGCGCAACCAAACTGTGCATTCGTGTGGCGGCAGAGGTGGTGTTTTTAGTGTCAAGCTTTGACAGCCGCCTGGCAGAGAAGCCTTGGCGTGCCGTCGCGTACCTGAGCGGGAGAGTGGAGAAACAGACTGGGATTGGTAGATATAGGGAGAGAGAGTAGAGTGCGGCCGCCGAGTGCTGCATTCGTGTTCGTATTATTACAGTATTTCAGTGCGCAGTTCTGGCAGTATACTACAGCTACAGCAGAAGCCAGTGTGCAGGATGCGTGCTGTGCATGAGTTGTGCAGGCATGGCCGGGCAGTGACACGAGCATAACTACAGTCTACAGTCTACAGCACGAACCAGGGGTAGATAACTCCAAGCTTACCTA from Fulvia fulva chromosome 10, complete sequence harbors:
- a CDS encoding Geranylgeranyl transferase type-2 subunit beta is translated as MSLAAGPGRGGGAASGQLPDELQLVVEKHVSYIKSLDTRRDELEYHLTEHLRMSGVYWGFTALHLLGHPEALPRDGLLDFVFSCLHDNGGFGASPGHDPHMLYTCSAVQILAMIDGFDELDDRLPGGREKVADFIASLQQSNGTFAGDKWGETDSRFLFCALLALSLLHKLPHQRPNETPIIDLKAAMDFIKSCQNFDGAFGIAPGAESHSGQVYTCVGALTLGGELGSYLGEEGKDRLGAWLSERQLASGGLNGRPEKLVDVCYSWWVLTSMAMIDRIHWIDGKKLAHFILSAQDPDQGGIADRPGDMVDVFHTVFGIAGLSLLQYPGLKEVDPAYCMPKAIVDKVLTR